The genomic DNA CGCGAGCATGCGGGCAGCGGACTCGCGCACCCGCTGTTCGTGCTCCGGGTCCTGGGCGGCCCAGGCCTCGACGGCGTCGACCAGCTGCCCCGTGAGCGAGGGGTCGGCGGTGACGACCGCATCGCCGCCCGCCTCGAGCAGACGGGTGATGCGCTCGGCGACGGGGACGGAGGCGACCGCCTCCGCGTTGCCGATGTCGTCGGTGACCACGAGCCCCTCGAAGCCGAGCCGGTCCCGCAGCAGATCCTCTATCGCGACGGAGGAGAACATCGCGGGGACGTCCGCCTCGAGCTGCGGGTAGATCGCCGAGGACATCATCACCAGGCCCGCCCCGGCCTCTATGCCGGCGGCGAAGGAATCGAGGAAGGGGTCCTCCATCCCGGTGACCGGGTCCTCGATGCCCTCGGCCGAGAAGTCGGTGTTCTCCTCCACCCGTCCCAGACCGGGGAAATGCTTGAGGGTGGCGGCCACTCCCTGGGCCTCGAGCGCCTCGACCGCCGCGGTGACGCACTGGCCCACCTGCTCGGGGTCCGTGCCGAAGCCGCGGTCGAGCCCGCCGACCGGCTCGTTGGCGTCTGCGAGGTCGGGATCGACGACGTCGGCGACGGGGGAGAGGGCCACCTGGATGCCGTGCGCGGCGAGGTCCTCCCCGATGGTGGTGTACGCCTCGGTGACGGCATCGGGCCCCTCGGCGCCGAGCTCCTCCGCCGACGGGGTCGACCGGGCGGCGTTCCCGCGCAGCATCCGCACCTCGCCACCCTCCTGGTCGACGGCGATCAGCGGCGGGAGATCCTCTCGGGAGCCCACGCGCGCGGCGGCCACGGTGTCCTCCACCGCGGTGGCGCTGCGCCACACCTGCAGCAGGAAGATCCCGCCGGCGTGATGCTCGGTGAGCACCTCGGTGGGGATCTCGGTGCCGGCGGCGATGCCGACCAGCACCAGCTGCCCGGCCAGTTCACGGGAAGAGAGGTCCTTCAGCAGGAGCTCCGCCGCCGTGGGGGGTTCGGTGGTGGGCTCGGTCGTCGCCTCCTCGGACGACTCCTCCGCCGTTTCCTCGCGGGTGTCCTCCGGATCGCCCGCGCCGGTCCGCTCCGGGTCGGTCCGCGGCTCCTCGCCCTGCTCGGTGCAGGCGGCGAGTGCGGCCGCTGGGGCCAGGGCCAGGAGATGTCGTCGGCGCATGGCGTCAGTGTTCCACGCGGGAAGGACCTCCAGGAACCGGTGACCTGGCGCACCACCGGGCCCGTAGGCTGGCCTCATGAGCACCGAGAACCCGTCCCACGAGCATCCGCGGGCGGCGGCGATCGAGACCGCGACCGGCACCACGCTCGAGACCTGGGTCCAGCGGATCGACGAGGCCGGAGGCCGGGACCTCGACCACACCGCGATCGCGTCCCTGCTGCCCGTGCGCTGGGAGATCACCGAGTGGTGGGCGCAGAGCGTCACCGTCGCCTACGAGCAGGTCATCGGCCGTCGCGTCGTCGGGCAGAGCAGTGAGGGCGATTTCGCGGCCTCCGCCTCCCGTACCGTCGTCGGGGACATGGACCGCGTGCGCGACCTGTGGGACGCGTTCATGACCGCGCACCGTCGCGCGGAGCTGGGACTTAAGGAGCCGGCCCTGACCGACACCGAGCGGTGGCGGTACTGGCGCGCCGCGGTGGCGGACGGGACCAGCCTGAGCGTCAACATCACCGCCAAGGACCGCTCGGGCCGGGCTGATCGCAGTGCTCTCGCGATCGAGCACAAGAGGATCGCGACCGCCGCGGCGCGCGATGCCTGGAAGACCACGTGGAAGTCGGTCTTGACCGACTTCTCCGCCACCGCCGAGAAGGAGACCCGATGAACGACTCCGCCCCGCAGGATCCCGCGACCGTGTCCCTGCCCGCGCCCGACGGCAGCACCGATCCTCACCAGTGGCTCGAGGAGGTCACCGGCGAGGACGCCCTGGCCTGGGTGCACGAGCGCAACGACCGCGCGGAGTCCGAGCTGGACCAGGTGGTCGACCCTCGGGATGCGGGCGGGGGACCGCTCACCGCGGCGCTGCAGCGGGAGATCCGCGAGATCCTCGACGCCAAGGACAGGATCCCCGGCGTGGTGATGCGCGGTGAGTACCTCTACAACTTCTGGACCGATGCCGAGCACGAGCGCGGGCTGTGGCGCCGCACGACGCTGGAGTCCTACCGCCTGGAGGAGCCCGACTGGGAGATCCTGCTGGACGTCGACGCTCTCAACGAGGCGGAGGGCGAGGACTGGGTGTGGCACGGGGCGAGCCTGCTGCGTCCGGCAGGCCTCGCCGAGGGGGAGCCCTACCGGCACGCCCTGGTGGATCTCTCCCACGGCGGCTCCGATGCCGACGTCTCCCGCGAGTTCGACCTCGAGACGCTCTCCTTCGTGCCCGAGTCCGAGGGGGGCTTCGTCCGCCCCGAGGCCAAGGGCGGCCTCAGCTGGATCGACGTCGATACCGTCTGGGTCTCCACGGACTTCGGCGAGGGCACGATGACCACCTCCGGGTACGCGCGGCAGGCGCGGCTGTGGAGGCGTGGCACACCATTGGCCGAGGCGCAGCTGGTCCACGAGATCGCCGAGGACGACATGGCCGTCTTCGCCGCCCACGACTCCACGCCCGAGTGGGAGCGGGACTGGATCATCGAGGCGCACGCGTTCTACGACACCACCCTCCACGTCGTGGACCGCAGCGCGCAGGAGCCGACGCTGCGCACCGTCGAGGTGCCCCGCGACCTGGAGGCGAACGCGCACCGCGACCTGGGCATCTTCAGTCCACGCAGCGACTGGGAGGTCGAGGGGACGACGTTCCCCGCCGGATCGCTCGTGGTCGGCGACTTCGCCCGCTTCCAAGCGGGCGAGCCCGAGCTGCACATGCTGTTCGAGCCCACCGACTCCACCTCCCTGGCGGACATGACCATCACGCGCTCCACGATCGTGTTGTCGATCCTCGAGGACGTGGTGCACCGACTCGAGGTCTACCATCGCGACGAGCACGGGAACTGGGTGCGGCGCGACCTCTACCCCGAGCTACGTGGCTCGATCGGGGTGGCGGCGGTCGACGCCGACGTCGACGACCGGGTCTGGGTGACGGTCACCGGCTTCCTCGAGCCCACCACGTTGCACCTGGGCGACCTCGCGGAGGTCCCCGCGGGCGGCGAGCCGGGCGATCTCGAGGTCATCAAGTCCACCCCCGCCCGCTTCGACGCGGAGGGCCTGGACGTCAGCCAGCACTTCGCCACCAGCGATGACGGCACCCGCATCCCGTACTTCGAGATCTCGCGGGTGGACCGGGCCGAGAGCGAGGAGCCGGTGCCCACGCTGCTGTACGGCTACGGCGGCTTCGAGATCTCCCTGACCCCCGGGTACCTGGGAGCGATCGGCAAGGCCTGGCTGGAACGCGGCGGCACCTACGTGCTGGCCAACATCCGCGGCGGCGGCGAGTACGGTCCCCGCTGGCACCAGGCGGCGCTGACCGAGAACCGCCACCGGGCCTACGAGGACTTCTCCTCGGTGGCCCGGGACCTCCTCGAGCGCGGTGTCACCGACCGCGACCATCTCGCCGTGCGCGGCGGCTCCAACGGCGGACTGCTCACCGGCAACATGGTCACCCGGTACCCGGAGCTGTTCGGCGCGGTCGTCATCCAGGTGCCGCTGCTGGACATGAAGCGGTACTCGCACTTGCTCGCCGGGGCGTCCTGGATGGCCGAGTACGGGGATCCGGACACCGAGGACTGGGAGTTCGTGCGCACCTTCAGCCCGTACCACCTGCTGCGCGAGGACGTGCGGTACCCGCCGACGTTCCTGCTCACCTCCACCCGGGACGACCGCGTCCATCCCGGCCACGCGAGAAAGTTCGCCGCCGCCATGGAGTCGCTGGGCGCCGATGTGCGCTCCTGGGAGAACACCGAGGGCGGGCACGGCGGTGCGGCCACCAATGAGCAGGCCGCCCGCATGAACGCCCTGATGTACGCGTTCCTGTGGAGCACCATCGGCGACGCCGGCGGGACCAGCTCATGAGCCCGAACCACCGGGCGGAGCCGGAGGGCGCCGAGGTGACGGCCGACCGGGCGGCGGCCGAGGCACCGGGTGCGCCGGACCAGCTCGACGTCCTGGTGGACCGGCTCGCCGACGAGCAGGCCGCACTCGAGACGGCGAGCGACGATGACGCCTTCGGAACGCTCCCGGGGGACCGCCCCGAACCCCCGGCCGTCGCCGGCGAGATGGAAACCCTCCAGGGGTTCCTCGACGTCCAGCGCGCCACCGTCGTCCGGAAGGTGACGGGTCTCAGCGACGAGCAGGCGGCGAGGCGTCTGGTCGGATCCGCGACGACGGTCACGGGAGTTGTCCGGCACCTGGCCACTTCCGAACGCTTCTGGTTCTGCCAGATCGTGGGCGGGGTCCCGCCGGAGGAGGTCGGCTACACCCGGTACGAGCAGTCCGGGCCGCACGGCGAGTGGGCCGTGGCGCAGGGCGCCTCCCTCGAGGCCGCGCTCACCGACTACGCGGCCGCGATCGACCTGTCCCGCTCCCAGCTTCACGGCAGGGATCCCGACGAGGAGCTTCATGCCGGTGAGCACCTCCGCAGCCTGCGCTGGGTGCTCATCCACATGGTGGAGGAGACCGCCCGCCACGCCGGCCAGCTCGACGTGCTCGCGGAACTGCTGGACGGCCGGACCGGCGAGTGACCCGCGCCGCCGTGCGATCCGTCGACCTCTTCGACCGCCCCGCGCAGGACGACCTCCTGCAGATCCGCAACGACCTCATGACGGTCTACCGCGAGTTCTCCGCCGAGGACCGACGGCTGTTCCCGCTGCGCTACGCCCGCACCGTCGCCCGGGGGCCCCGCCGCCCTCACCCGGGCGTCCGGCGCCGGAACGGGCACCCCGAGGCGACGGATCCCGCGGCCCGCCTGGCCGCTCCGCCGCAGGTGCCCGTGCTGCTGATCCCCGACGGGCCGGGACGGGGCTCGGTGCTGCCCTATGACGTGCTGCGCCGCTCGCTCGCGGGACGAGGCCTCGACGTGCTGATGATGGAGCACCGCGGCGTCGGGCTCTCCCGCCTGGACGCCACGGGGGAGGACCTCCCGGCCTCCGTGATCACTCTGCGCGAGGTGCTCGGCGACCTGCTCGCGGTGCTGGACCATGCGCGTCTCGACCAGGTCAGCGTCTACGGCGTCGGCTACGGCGCCTATCTCGCGCAGGCCCTCGCCGCCCTCCACCCCGACCGGGTGCATTCACTGGTGCTCGACTCGCCGCTGACCGGTGCCGACGACGAGCGCGTGGCCCAGGCCGCCCTGCGCGCCCTGTACTGGGACGGCACCGAGTCGTCGACCTCCACCATCGCCTCCACGCTGCGGCGACTGGCCGCCGAGGGCGAGGTCGACGCCCGTCGTGCCGGCCCCGTGGTGCTCGCGGTGCACGAGCACGGCGGTCCTTCGGCGGTGCGCGATCTGGTGGACCTGCTCGCCCTGGGCCGCGGGCAGCTGACCTGGAACAGCGTGAGGCAGGTGCTGAACCAGGGCTGGCTGCAGAACACGCCCTACGCGATGGAGTACGACCTCACCGCTCGGATCGCCCACAGCGAGCTCGGCCGCGGCCATCATGCCGACGGTGGAGCGCTGGATCCACTGGTCATCATCGGTGAGCAGGCCCGTGCGGTGCCGCGGTTCACCGGTGAAGCGTTCGATCTGCACGAGCTCGCCCCGGCGATCACCGCGCCGACCCTCGTGCTCACGGGCGGCCAGGACCTGGTCTCCCCGCCGGTGATCGCCCGTGACCTGGTCGCGCGGATCCCGGGGGCGGACCTGGTGGAGGTGCCCGGTGGGGGCCATTCGATGCTCGACACCCGCAGTCAGATCACGCAGGTCGCCGCGCGCTGGAGCGCCTGCGGTGCGGCGCATCTGCTGCCCGCCCGCGCCGAGGAGCTCACGGCACTGCCGGCGACGCCGACGGACCAGGCACTCTCGCGTGGATTGCAGATAGCCCTGGCCGCGGAGCGCTACTCGCCGTGGCGGCTGTGGGTGGAGTCGGCGAAGGCGAAACGCGAGCAGGCCCAGGTCGACCCGCGGGCCCGCCGCACCCGCCACGTGAAGATGGACTGATGCCTCCGCGCTCACGCACCGGCTGAACTGACAGGCGGACGGGGGTATCCATCTCCTGAGCTGGCCGCTTATCCTTGCCCCTGGGAGAACCTGCCGGTGCCTCGTGCACCGGTCGCGAGCCACTGCGCTCGCCCGGAAGAACGGTCGGAGGGGACAGATGCGCAAGCGACTGACAGGCATCCGCAGCACGGAGCCGGTACGGACTCGGCCGCGAACGACCGTGGCCCTGGCGGCGGGGAGCGTCGCCGTGGTCGGCGCTCTGACAGGGTTCGGCATCGGGGGAGTCGGTCCACTGGCCGCACTCGCGCAGGTCACGGGATCCTCCGTGATGAGCCCGCTGCGCGGGGCCGGCCCGTCCGACGGCGGCGGGACGCCGGCAGCGACGGCCGAGGACGTCGAGACGGAGCGGCCCAGCACCGAGGCGACCTCGACGGAGGACACTGCCACGGAAGAGCCCGGCACCGAAGAGACCGCCGCGGAGGAAACCCCCGAGACCACGTCGCCGGCCACCGACCCCGCCACGTCCGCGGAGAAGGACCCCTCGACCGGCGCCCCCGAGACGTCCCAGCCCACCGAAGCACCGGTGACCGACGACCCCGGCCAGGTCCCGCCGGCCCCGAACCCCGGGAACCCGCCGGAGGAACCGAATCCGCCGGTCGAGGACCCGACAGGGCCCCCGACCACCCCCGGCGACGGCTCCACCGAACCCACGCAGCCCACAGAGGACCCGTCGGACCCGACCGAGGAGCCCACGGACCCGACCGAGGAGCCGACCGATCCGTCGGAGGACCCCACGGACCCGACCGAGGAGCCGACCGATCCGTCGGAGGAGCCGACCGACCCGACGGAAGAGCCCACGGACCCGTCGGAGGAGCCGACCGACCCGACGGAAGAGCCCACGGACCCGTCGGAGGAGCCGGCCGACCCGACGGAAGAGCCCACGGAGCCGACCGAGGAGCCCACGGACCCGTCGGAGGAGCCCACGGAGCCGACCGAGGAGCCCACGGACCCGTCGGAGGAGCCCACGGACCCGTCGGAGGAGCCGACCGACCCGGCCGAGGACCCCACGGACCCGTCGGAGGAGCCCACCGAGCCGACAGAAGAGCCGACGGACGCTCCCACTGAACCGACGAGCGCTCCTGCCGATCCCACCGAGCCCACGGAGGAGTCGGAAACCCCGACGCAGCCGTAGACCCCGGCAGAGCCGGACGCCGACTGAATCCCTCCCGAGCCAGTCCGATGCCGACCCTCGACCCGGCACGACCGGACGGCGATGGCCGGGCCCCGGCACGACCGGGCGATGACGACCGGACCCCGGGACGGCCGGACCACGCTGAGGACTGACCCTCAGCGGCCGGTCATTCCCGGCAGGCCACCGTGAACCCGCCGTCGTCGAACACGGTCTCGTAGCTCCTGCCCCAGGTCTGCTCCGCCCATACCGCGATGTCCGGGGGTGGGCGTCCGTCCCAGGAGAAGGCGTACTCGTCGCCGAGCACGCAGTCGGGGACCCGCTGGTTGGGGCCGTGGATCCACTGCACGTCGTGGTCCGGGACGGCCTGGGCCATCAGGGTGATGTCCACGGCGAGCACCGTGTCGTCGGGTACGGCCTCCAGGGCCGCGGCGGCGGGTTCGGCTCGCCAGGTGGGCTCCCACTTCGCGGGCCGGACGACGTCGAGCACCGGCATCGCCGTCCCCAGCAGCAGCGTGACCGCGGCGCCGGCGGCGACCGCCAGGACTCGGATCCGGCGCCGCGGCCGGGGGACGTCCCGGCGCAGCGCGGAGGTGGCGCGTCCCGTGCGGCGATCCCCGAGGGCATCCAGCAGGGCTGCCAACGCGATCGGCATCAGCACGGCGTCGTAGTGCCAGCCCCACTCCCAGTAGAACTCGACGGTGCCGGTGAATCGCCAGGCCAGCGTGGGCAGCATGAGCAGGATCAGCGGGGAGCGGGCGCCGATCACGCCGGCAGCGAGCAGCAGCATCGCCACGGTCACCCACTTCACCGGCGGCCAGAACACCTCCAGCGCGGATCCGAGGTTGTCCGTGTAGTCGTACTGCCCGCCGTTGTTCAGCAGCGGCAGGAGCACGAAGGTGGACAGCACGAACCATCCCGCACCCCATGCCGCCAGTCCGAGCCCCTCCCGGCGGTGCGCGCGGTCCCGCAGCGCGATCAGGCCCCCCAGCAGGGCGACGGTCAGCCCCAGGTCCTCCTTGACCAGCACCAGCGGCGCCGCCCAGAGGACGGCGGCCATCGGGCGGTCGCGCAGCAGGGCGGTCAGGGACAGTGCGAGCAGGGGCACCGCGAACGCGATCTCGTGGAACTGCACCGAGGCGGCGGACTGGAGGCCGAAGGAGAACACGTAGGCCGCGCCGGCGAGGGACCCGAGGCCGGGGCCGAGCCGATCGATCGCGAGGCGGGTCAGCGGGATCGCCGAGAGCCCCAGCAGCATCGCCTGGGTCCACAGCAGCGCCTCCCCGGAGGGCCAGACCCACCACACCGGAGCCAGCAGCACCAGGATCGGATGGAAGTGATCCCCGAGCAGGTTCACGGCGTCGCCCTTGATGGGGATGATCGGGGCACGCAGCTCGCCGTAGGCTCGCGCCAGCTGCGTGAAGATCCCCAGGTCCCAGGACCGCGTGACGAGGCGGTGGAACTGTTGGCTGCCCATCAGCCCGTAGGCGAGGGCGGCCAGTGCTGCCAGCACCGGCGGGACCAGGCGCCGCACGGCGGTGGGATCGCGCACGGGGCGGCGCTCGACCTCCGGCGGCGTCGAGGGGGCGTCGGCGGCGGGAGTCACGGAGGCGAGGGTATACGTCCGACCCGAACCCGACCGCGCCCGGGCAATCCCGCGATACAGCCGACGCGGTCGGGATCCGCATGGTGGAATGCGTGATGCCGGTGTGCACCGGATCCCCGGGCGCGATGATGCGTGGCACACCTATGACGTCGGTGTCCGACATGGCATCGCCACCGGCGCACCGACCTACGACCCGATGTTCTACACGGCCGATGGCATCGCCGAACCCACCTCGCAGACCGTGACCGTCCCCGCAGGCGGCAGCTCCGAGGTGGCCGTGACGCTCGGGGAGGATCTCGGCGAGAACGGCCTCATCTACGGCGGCTGGATCACCCTGACCGGCCCGGGCGAGGACCTCGCAGTCCCCTACGCCGGGCTCTCCGGGGACTACCAATCGCTGCCGGTGCTCGATGACCAGGGGATGGGACTGCCCGCTCTCGGCGTGAGCGACGGCGCCGGCGGCGTGCTGCTGGACCCGGACGGCGGCCACACCTACACCATGCAGGGCGGCGACGTCCCCTATCTCGCGTACTACCTGGAGTACCCCGCCGAGCGGCTCGAGATGCGTGCCCATCGGGTCAACCCGGCCGGGACGATGACGATCGTCAACCCCTCGGTGGGGCTGATCGACGCCTCCGACCACCTCGGCCGCTCGGCCCAGCCGGAGGTGTTCGGCTGGGACGGCAACTACTCGCTGAAGAACCAGAAGTCCAAGACCGTCGGGAACGGCGACTACGTCCTGGAGATGCGGGTGCTGAAGCCCCTGGGCGATCCGCAGGACCCGGACCACTGGGAGACCTTCTCCTCCCCGCAGTTCACGATCGCCGATCCGGAACCGCCAAGGCCCGGGGTCCACTGAGGGAGATCATCGCGAGAGGATCCAGTCCAGGTCGAGGCAAGCGAAGGTGATGGCCTCGTCCGGCCCCTCGTACAGGAGCGCGTATTCGTCACGACCGATCGCGAGGAGGGCGGAGTACTGACAGGCGCCGGGCTGGAAGGCGCGCTTGCGCACCCAGGTGGCGCCGTCGTCGGTGGCGCGCAAGACTCAGGTAATCCTCACCGACGATATCGACGGCTCCGAAGCCACCAGCACGGTGAGCTTCGCGCTGGATGGCGTCGCGTACGAGATCGACCTCAGCGAGGACAATGCCCAGCGGATGCGCGATCAGATGGGCGAGTGGGCTGGTAAAGCACGCCGGGTCGGAGGTCGGCGCATCAGCGGCACCCGAGGCGCGAGCTCCTCGAGCGACGCTGGCAAGATTCGCGCTTGGGCGAACGAGAACGGTTACGAGGTCAGCGAGCGGGGTCGCATCCCCACGGAGATTCGTGACGCGTACAGCGCCGCGCACTGAGCCCATTGCATGAGGAAGGGGCTGGTGACGCCGTCACCAGCCCCTTTGCTGTCTCGCGATAACTCGGGCCGGTACGCGCCGGCGTCCAAGGCGCTCTGGCGAGAGCCGTCATGTCAGCTTGCTGGCAAGCAGGCGAGCCGCTGACGGTGCCGCGGACGCTGTCCTGAGGTGGGAGGCGGAGGCTTTGAGGTAGATGCCGGTGGTGGCGATGCTCTCGTGACCGAGCAGTTGCTGCACCTCTGAGATTGGGATGCCGACGTCGACCATCGACACGGCGTAGGTGTGGCGGAGGGCGTGGGCTGCTTCGCCCTCGGGTTTGGCGATGCCGGCCCGCGCGTAGAGCCGGGTCACCCGATAGGAGATCGTGTCCCGGGTCAGCGCTCTGCCGTCCGGCCGGATGAGCAGGGGTGACATGCCGTCATCGTCCACGGCGTGTTCTGCCCGCCAGGGCAGGTAGGTGTCGATCTGCGCAGCGATGCCCGGATCCAGCGGCACGGTGCGAGCCTTGCGACCCTTGCCGACAACGCGCAGCGAGGGCTCATTACCGGGCCGGTAATCGAGAAGGCGGAGCCCGGCCGCCTCGCTGGCCCGCAGTCCGCCGGCAGCCAGGATCACCACGATCGCCACATCCAGCAGGGGCGCCGCCGGGCGTGCCTGGGGATCTTCCGTTTGCGCTGTCTCCAGGAGGGCGGAGATCTGCCCGTCGGTGAACGCCACCGGCAGACGCGAGGGGGCGCGCGGGGCCTGGATCCCGGCCGTGGGGTCCGCGGGGAGCCGGGATTCGAGAACGAGGTATCGGCACAGTCCTCGCAGCGTCGTCACCAGTCGCCGGCGGCTGGCCGGCGCGAGCCCAGCGTTGTTCATCTCGGCCAGCGCGGCCTTGATGACGGGCCCCGTCAGGTCCTGCACCCTCGCGGGTGCGCCCGTTTGGGCCTCGAGGTAGCGCTGCCATAAGGCCAGATCCCCGCGGTAGGCCTTGGCCGTTTCGGCACTGATGGTGCGTCCGACGGCGCGGCGTTCTGCGATCCAGTCCCGCGCCGCATCTTGGAAGAGCTCGCTCATTCCACCACGGTAGGTCGCAGTCGGTGCTCAACCGTGGCGACATCCCGCGCTAGTGCGCATAATTTTGATTATGCGCACTAGATGGACGGCTCCCCCAAGGCGGCTCCGCCCGTGCGCCCACTCCGGGGCTGCCGGCACCGCGGCGGACTCGCATTACGAGATGAGCGTGAGGTACTGCTTGCGGGCGCGCATCGAGTGGATGATCTCCTCGGTGCCGTCATCCCAGATCAACACCACCAGCTCGAGAAGACGGGCGTGGGTGTCGAAGCCCAGGCGCAGCTCGCGTTGCGGGTTCTCCTCATCCAGTGGCGCTACGTACACCGCAGTGCTGGCCGCATGAATGGACTCCTCGCGGGCGATGTCGTGCGTGAGTGCTGAGGGTCGAACCCTCACGCGGTCGTCCACTCACGAACGGCTCGACGGATCGCCTCGGAGCGATTCAGGTGCTCACGATCAGCGCGCTGCATCAGCGAGGAAATCTCTTCGTCGGTGAATCGCACCGGCACCACCTGCGCCGCTTGCTCACCACGAGTAGGCCGCCCGCGCTTGCGCAGCTGCTCCACGTCGTAGCCGGCCTCGGCCTCAGCAACCCAGGCGTCGACCTGCTCCTCGGGGACCTCACTACCTTGCATCTTCCTCATGCTCAATATCGTAATACGTATACCGGCGACATGGCGAGCTCAACACCCTCCGACCTGGGTGTAGCGGGGCGCCTATAGCCCTGTTCGTCGACCTCCGTAGCGAGGAGCACCAAGGGGATGTTCAGCCCTGCCGCAGGGCAGTTGCGGCGCCCAGGAGGAACCAATCCAAGGCTGGCACTCTCCTAGTGAGAGTACTAATCTGCTCGTAGTTGAGTCGAAGGGACTCAAGGTTGGGAGGCCACCGATCCAGGAGGTGGCCGCGACAGGAAGGAGACACCATGGCTATCTACGACCCGTTCCGTGAGATGGAGCGTCTCGCGAGCAACTTCCTCGACACCGGGCGACGGGGCCCTCGGCAGATGCCGATGGACCTGTATCGCGCTGGCGATCACTATGTTCTCTCCGCTGACCTGCCGGGCATCGATCCAGGATCCGTCGACGTCGACGGCCAGCTGCTGACCATTCGCGCCGAGCGGACCCTCGCGACCGATGAACAGGCGCAGTGGATCACTCGCGAGCGCACGGGAGGAACCTTCCTGCGCCAGCTCAGCCTCGGACAGGGACTGGACACCGAGCACATCTCCGCGAGCTACAACAACGGTGTGCTCAGCGTGACGATCCCGATCAGCGAGAAGGCCAAGCCCCGCAAGATCGAGATCACCACGCAGAACACTCCCCAGCAGATCGAGTCCTCAGCAACCTGATCACTCGATCACCCTCACCGAAGGCCCCCGGCTCCCCCGTGAAGCCGGGGGCCTACCGGCGGGAGTATCAATGCACGGCCGTAGGTGCCGCCGTCTACGTCTTCGGATCCGCGGGGGTGGACCATCGAGACGAACCTTCAACCCCTGCCACTCACGCTCCCGCGCATGACGAGAGGTTCAGCAGTGCGCACCGCATTCCCAGGCGGCCACCTGGGGCCCCGTGCCGCGGATCCTGGAACGAATCCCTCTTCATTGCTTGCGTCTCACCGGACGCACCGGGTGCCTTGGGACTGCCGCGCGAATAGGTGACATCTTGACCTGATCGTGCGACAGTCCCAATCAGGAGGCTTCAGACCCCTGCTACACGCTCAAATGCGATGAGCCATGTTGACCTCCTGGCACACAAGAGCAGAAACCGCGAAGCTCGCAGTCTCATGCTTCGCCCACGCGATGACGAGTGGAGGCATCTCACTTCGAACGGGGCTGGCGCTGACGTCACTGACCCCTATGGGTGGAGAACGCCGCGTCGAAGGCTGCCTCGGAAGGCTCGTACTTACTCATCTTACGTACGAATTCCAGCGCTTCGGGCGCGCCCACGAGGCGGTCCATACCGGCGTCTTCCCACTCCACCGACAGCGGGCCGTCGTATCCGATGTGGTTGAGCGCGCGGAACGCGTTCTCCCAAGGCACGTCCCCGTGACCGGTGGAGATAAAGTCCCACCCGCGCCGC from Brachybacterium sacelli includes the following:
- a CDS encoding sialidase family protein codes for the protein MRATDDGATWVRKRAFQPGACQYSALLAIGRDEYALLYEGPDEAITFACLDLDWILSR
- a CDS encoding ribbon-helix-helix protein, CopG family; this encodes MRKMQGSEVPEEQVDAWVAEAEAGYDVEQLRKRGRPTRGEQAAQVVPVRFTDEEISSLMQRADREHLNRSEAIRRAVREWTTA
- a CDS encoding Fn3-like domain-containing protein is translated as MRDAGVHRIPGRDDAWHTYDVGVRHGIATGAPTYDPMFYTADGIAEPTSQTVTVPAGGSSEVAVTLGEDLGENGLIYGGWITLTGPGEDLAVPYAGLSGDYQSLPVLDDQGMGLPALGVSDGAGGVLLDPDGGHTYTMQGGDVPYLAYYLEYPAERLEMRAHRVNPAGTMTIVNPSVGLIDASDHLGRSAQPEVFGWDGNYSLKNQKSKTVGNGDYVLEMRVLKPLGDPQDPDHWETFSSPQFTIADPEPPRPGVH
- a CDS encoding tyrosine-type recombinase/integrase — its product is MSELFQDAARDWIAERRAVGRTISAETAKAYRGDLALWQRYLEAQTGAPARVQDLTGPVIKAALAEMNNAGLAPASRRRLVTTLRGLCRYLVLESRLPADPTAGIQAPRAPSRLPVAFTDGQISALLETAQTEDPQARPAAPLLDVAIVVILAAGGLRASEAAGLRLLDYRPGNEPSLRVVGKGRKARTVPLDPGIAAQIDTYLPWRAEHAVDDDGMSPLLIRPDGRALTRDTISYRVTRLYARAGIAKPEGEAAHALRHTYAVSMVDVGIPISEVQQLLGHESIATTGIYLKASASHLRTASAAPSAARLLASKLT
- a CDS encoding histone-like nucleoid-structuring protein Lsr2 — translated: MARKTQVILTDDIDGSEATSTVSFALDGVAYEIDLSEDNAQRMRDQMGEWAGKARRVGGRRISGTRGASSSSDAGKIRAWANENGYEVSERGRIPTEIRDAYSAAH
- a CDS encoding Hsp20/alpha crystallin family protein — its product is MAIYDPFREMERLASNFLDTGRRGPRQMPMDLYRAGDHYVLSADLPGIDPGSVDVDGQLLTIRAERTLATDEQAQWITRERTGGTFLRQLSLGQGLDTEHISASYNNGVLSVTIPISEKAKPRKIEITTQNTPQQIESSAT